A single window of Granulicella sibirica DNA harbors:
- the asd gene encoding aspartate-semialdehyde dehydrogenase, translating to MERRNVGILGATGMVGQRFIQLLSNHPWFEITWLAASDRSAGKTYADACRWKLDTPLPKRIAGMTLQPNVPEGAVGELPKIIFAALDADIARDLEPKFASAGCAVISNSSAFRMVSDVPLVVPEVNADHLSLIEKQTWRREAQPGSHPGGYIVTNPNCCAIGLVLPLKALEEKFGIESLFVSTMQAVSGAGYPGVASLDILGNVIPFIKNEEEKLQEEVFKLLGAYKGDHIEMLEARLTAHCNRVAVEDGHMECVSIKLRKPATHEEILAAWADFNPLAGQHLPSAPDQPIEYDHAIDRPQPRLDRMRGKGMASTVGRLRPCSLLDWKFVVLSHNTIRGAAGAAILNAEVLARLGKFESKKKLVTA from the coding sequence ATGGAACGGCGAAATGTAGGCATTCTCGGCGCCACCGGCATGGTGGGCCAGCGATTCATCCAACTCCTCTCCAATCACCCCTGGTTCGAGATCACGTGGCTTGCGGCAAGTGACCGCTCGGCCGGCAAGACCTACGCCGACGCCTGCCGTTGGAAGCTCGACACGCCCTTGCCGAAGCGCATCGCCGGCATGACCCTCCAGCCCAACGTGCCCGAAGGCGCCGTAGGCGAGCTGCCCAAGATCATCTTTGCCGCCCTCGACGCCGATATCGCCCGCGATCTAGAGCCCAAGTTCGCCTCCGCCGGTTGCGCCGTCATCTCCAACTCCAGCGCCTTCCGCATGGTCTCCGACGTCCCCCTCGTCGTCCCCGAAGTCAACGCCGACCACCTCTCCCTGATCGAAAAACAAACCTGGCGCCGCGAAGCCCAACCCGGCTCCCATCCCGGCGGCTACATCGTCACCAACCCAAACTGCTGCGCCATCGGACTTGTCCTCCCCCTCAAGGCGTTAGAAGAGAAGTTCGGCATCGAGAGTCTCTTCGTTTCCACCATGCAGGCCGTCAGCGGAGCAGGCTATCCCGGCGTCGCCTCGCTCGACATCCTCGGCAACGTCATCCCCTTCATCAAGAACGAAGAGGAAAAGCTCCAGGAAGAGGTCTTCAAGCTCCTCGGAGCCTACAAGGGCGACCACATCGAGATGCTCGAAGCCAGACTCACTGCGCACTGCAACCGCGTGGCGGTCGAAGACGGCCACATGGAGTGCGTCTCCATCAAGCTGCGCAAGCCCGCAACCCACGAAGAGATCCTCGCCGCCTGGGCCGACTTCAACCCCCTCGCTGGCCAGCATCTCCCCTCCGCCCCAGACCAGCCCATCGAGTACGACCACGCCATCGACCGCCCCCAGCCCCGCCTCGACCGCATGCGCGGCAAAGGCATGGCCTCCACCGTCGGCCGTCTCCGCCCCTGCTCTCTGCTCGACTGGAAGTTCGTCGTCCTCTCCCACAACACCATCCGCGGCGCCGCCGGTGCGGCTATCCTCAACGCCGAAGTCCTCGCGCGCCTCGGCAAGTTCGAGTCGAAGAAGAAGCTGGTCACCGCATGA
- a CDS encoding FUSC family protein — MTLSATVRELAARLQWRRGARAAIAVAAAMLLCLAFHKPMGWAALGAFEAILVDNGGPYRSRLNTMLTLLTAGALAGVLGSFVGSLMPRGASLQHTLIAALATAAICFAFTFARVLTQPLASTSVIILVIYFAGFGSGDRTAAQAFSNAAYFIAGGIGAAAISLILWPLDPFRPARRSVAITYDFLAETTSRIAAPDAPRSLDSLSSHDWKRRIRVVMEDARIAIGQTAARAPARTHRARNLTVLLETADMLFAHAIRLSELADLAESNADPDSLGLHEIAQWLGRAEHSIAAALHVQPLDLGASFAPEGSHTVEFLRRRPVPIASGNDLAGHLAAEERDARQELEIAFEAIRSIWSGTDARSSRGLRAPTELIVRPETRRTNPFPGLFDNLLADWSLRSTMMRHALRMAAVGAVDVLLMHVLHVNHGFWLAMTSIIVLQPNGSGTMRRGLQRVAGTIAGGIFAALLTAVIHNQAGIIFVITVGAGLTLASFAVDYGVYCFFLTPTFVLLSLPQLRDWRYAGVRVVTTLVGAVIAVVAMRLLWPEREDRELTRLLQAGAHADAAYIRAMLRFWSAAESVETPSPRRIGRDYTRVDIERRILAPARRACGLASNAAEETLDRLLLEPSFSRKTSPGTEHALAFTTYLRRLTQTVTALAALGRPARPGPGKPTPAARMEVLANRLEVLPSRAPSMPSAPSLTLIRPMDALDVAELQMQRIERQVTVLERAAEAMAVAGAIERRAN; from the coding sequence ATGACGCTATCCGCAACCGTGCGTGAGTTGGCTGCCCGCCTGCAATGGCGCCGCGGAGCCCGTGCTGCGATCGCCGTCGCGGCCGCCATGCTGCTCTGCCTTGCCTTCCACAAGCCCATGGGTTGGGCCGCCCTCGGAGCCTTCGAAGCCATCCTCGTCGATAACGGCGGCCCATACCGCTCCCGCCTCAACACCATGCTTACCCTCCTCACCGCAGGGGCTCTCGCCGGCGTCCTAGGGTCCTTCGTTGGCAGCCTCATGCCGCGCGGCGCATCCCTCCAGCACACCCTGATCGCTGCTCTTGCGACCGCCGCCATCTGCTTCGCCTTCACCTTCGCCCGCGTCCTCACCCAGCCCCTCGCGTCCACCAGCGTCATCATCCTTGTCATCTACTTCGCCGGATTCGGAAGTGGCGACCGCACCGCCGCGCAGGCCTTTTCGAACGCCGCCTACTTCATCGCCGGAGGAATCGGAGCCGCCGCCATCTCGCTCATCCTGTGGCCCCTCGATCCCTTCCGGCCTGCCCGCCGCTCCGTCGCCATCACCTACGATTTCCTCGCTGAGACCACGTCCCGCATCGCCGCTCCGGACGCCCCCCGCTCCCTCGATAGCCTTTCTTCGCACGACTGGAAGCGCCGCATCCGCGTCGTCATGGAAGACGCCCGCATCGCCATCGGCCAGACCGCCGCCCGCGCCCCTGCGCGTACCCACCGCGCCCGCAACCTCACCGTCCTGCTGGAAACCGCCGACATGCTCTTCGCCCACGCCATCCGGCTGAGCGAACTCGCCGACCTCGCCGAATCGAATGCTGATCCCGACTCCCTTGGGCTCCATGAGATCGCCCAGTGGCTGGGCCGTGCGGAACACTCGATCGCCGCGGCCCTCCACGTCCAGCCTCTCGATCTCGGGGCCTCTTTCGCACCGGAGGGATCCCACACCGTCGAGTTCCTGCGGCGTCGGCCCGTCCCCATCGCCTCCGGCAACGACCTCGCCGGACACCTCGCCGCCGAAGAGCGCGACGCTCGCCAGGAACTTGAAATAGCCTTCGAAGCAATCCGCTCCATCTGGAGCGGAACGGATGCCAGATCATCCCGGGGCCTCCGCGCGCCCACCGAGCTCATCGTCCGGCCCGAAACCCGCCGCACCAACCCATTTCCCGGTCTCTTCGATAACCTCCTTGCCGACTGGTCCCTCCGCTCCACCATGATGCGGCACGCCCTCCGCATGGCTGCCGTCGGAGCCGTGGACGTTCTCCTGATGCACGTCCTCCACGTCAACCACGGCTTCTGGCTGGCGATGACCAGCATCATCGTCCTCCAGCCAAACGGCTCCGGAACCATGCGTCGAGGCCTCCAGCGCGTCGCAGGAACCATCGCGGGAGGCATCTTCGCCGCGCTCCTCACCGCCGTCATCCACAACCAGGCCGGCATCATCTTCGTCATTACCGTCGGCGCCGGATTGACCCTCGCCAGCTTCGCCGTCGACTACGGAGTCTACTGCTTCTTCCTTACCCCAACCTTCGTCCTCCTCTCGTTGCCGCAACTCCGCGACTGGCGCTACGCCGGAGTCCGCGTCGTTACCACTCTTGTCGGAGCAGTCATCGCCGTTGTCGCCATGCGCCTGCTGTGGCCCGAGCGCGAAGACCGCGAGCTCACCCGGCTCCTCCAAGCTGGGGCTCACGCCGACGCCGCCTACATCCGCGCCATGCTCCGCTTCTGGAGCGCCGCCGAGTCTGTAGAAACCCCAAGCCCCCGCCGCATAGGCCGCGATTACACCCGCGTCGACATCGAACGCCGCATCCTTGCCCCCGCCCGCCGCGCCTGCGGTTTGGCCTCGAACGCTGCCGAAGAGACCCTGGACCGTCTCCTGCTGGAGCCCTCTTTCAGTCGCAAAACCAGCCCGGGCACCGAGCACGCCCTCGCCTTCACCACCTACCTCCGCCGTCTCACCCAGACCGTCACCGCTCTCGCGGCCCTCGGCCGGCCCGCGCGTCCAGGCCCAGGAAAACCAACTCCCGCCGCTCGCATGGAAGTCCTCGCCAACCGCCTCGAAGTCCTCCCGTCCCGCGCCCCCAGTATGCCGTCCGCTCCCAGTCTCACCCTCATCCGTCCCATGGATGCCCTCGACGTTGCCGAACTCCAGATGCAGCGCATCGAACGCCAGGTCACCGTCCTCGAACGTGCCGCCGAGGCCATGGCCGTAGCCGGAGCCATCGAGCGCCGCGCCAACTAA
- a CDS encoding DMT family transporter codes for MPSNTLPTHRALGFGACTLASTLWGCGFFFGKIVLAEMGVGSMVFYRFAFACLALLPVLFTHKPDFSPREWTILAFSAFLGVPVQFLLQFEGLRLTTVSHAALMVGLMPVILAVGAAVWAHERMDKIGWFALFGSSLGACLIALGGRHSAIPGGPSLAGDLLVVASLFIALFWILMNKQLMEGHNHLLVTAYGIFLGTAMLAIVVPFRYGLPAIHGISWKPWAASAAAGVLCTAVTTSLWNWGITQVPASQAGVLLNMEPLMGSLLGVFVLSEHLGPSAWLGGGLILASAITLTTQSKTRVRELEPAIL; via the coding sequence ATGCCCTCAAACACCCTACCCACCCACAGAGCCCTCGGCTTCGGTGCCTGCACCCTCGCCAGCACGCTCTGGGGCTGCGGCTTCTTCTTCGGCAAGATCGTTCTGGCCGAGATGGGGGTGGGCTCGATGGTCTTCTACCGCTTCGCCTTCGCTTGCCTTGCCCTTCTGCCTGTTCTCTTCACCCACAAGCCCGATTTCAGTCCACGTGAGTGGACCATCCTAGCCTTCTCTGCCTTCCTCGGCGTCCCAGTTCAGTTCCTCCTCCAGTTCGAAGGACTACGCCTCACCACCGTCTCGCATGCCGCCCTGATGGTCGGCCTCATGCCCGTCATCCTCGCCGTCGGAGCCGCTGTCTGGGCGCACGAGCGCATGGATAAGATCGGCTGGTTCGCTCTCTTCGGCTCGTCGCTTGGAGCCTGCCTTATTGCTCTCGGCGGTCGTCACAGTGCCATCCCGGGTGGTCCATCTCTTGCCGGAGACCTCCTCGTCGTCGCCTCCCTCTTCATCGCCCTTTTCTGGATCCTGATGAACAAGCAGCTCATGGAAGGTCACAACCACCTCCTCGTTACCGCTTATGGCATCTTCCTCGGCACCGCGATGCTTGCCATCGTCGTGCCCTTCCGCTATGGCCTGCCGGCAATCCATGGGATCTCCTGGAAGCCCTGGGCCGCCAGCGCCGCCGCCGGTGTCCTGTGCACCGCTGTCACCACGAGCCTGTGGAACTGGGGCATCACCCAAGTCCCTGCGTCTCAGGCAGGTGTCCTGCTGAATATGGAGCCCCTCATGGGCTCCCTCCTCGGCGTCTTCGTCCTCTCCGAGCATCTCGGTCCAAGCGCGTGGCTCGGCGGCGGACTCATCCTCGCCTCCGCCATCACGCTTACGACGCAGTCAAAGACCAGGGTCCGTGAACTCGAACCCGCGATCCTCTAG
- the rpsT gene encoding 30S ribosomal protein S20: MANHVSSLKRARQTIVKTAVNRSNKSKLRGTLRSLREAIVTGDAKAIGEQYRTTVSILDKSVQKGVLHKNTASRYKSRLNARVKAAVVKA, encoded by the coding sequence ATGGCAAATCATGTTTCCTCGCTGAAGCGCGCACGTCAGACCATCGTTAAGACCGCCGTTAACCGCTCCAACAAGAGCAAGCTCCGCGGAACCCTGCGCAGCCTCCGCGAAGCCATTGTCACCGGCGACGCCAAGGCCATTGGCGAGCAGTACCGCACCACCGTCTCCATCCTCGACAAGAGCGTGCAGAAGGGTGTTCTCCACAAGAACACTGCCAGTCGCTACAAGAGTCGCCTCAACGCCCGCGTCAAAGCCGCCGTCGTCAAGGCATAA
- the kdsB gene encoding 3-deoxy-manno-octulosonate cytidylyltransferase, with protein MTDLRTLGVIPARLASTRLPRKVLREIAGRPMLAWVWEAAKACEQLDGLVVATDSVEVESLCRDQGWACEMTSVDLASGSDRVHAVAQRIEAEIYVNIQGDEPMLRPEHIDGLLAPFTREHVEVSTLKVRCAPENVHNPNAVKVVTASDGRALYFSRATIPFDRDGSEPVYWKHLGLYAYRKAAIDRFPTLSASMLERAEKLEQLRFLENGFSLYVEATEFDTVGVDTEEDLRRVEGILLRR; from the coding sequence ATGACGGATTTGCGAACGCTTGGGGTGATTCCGGCGAGGCTGGCTTCTACGCGGCTGCCACGTAAAGTGCTGCGGGAGATCGCGGGACGGCCCATGCTGGCGTGGGTTTGGGAGGCTGCGAAGGCCTGTGAGCAACTAGATGGGCTGGTCGTCGCTACGGATTCGGTGGAGGTGGAGAGCCTTTGCCGGGACCAGGGGTGGGCTTGCGAGATGACCTCCGTTGACTTGGCGAGCGGGAGCGACCGGGTGCATGCGGTGGCGCAGAGGATCGAGGCGGAGATCTACGTCAACATCCAGGGCGATGAGCCTATGCTCCGGCCGGAGCATATCGATGGGCTGCTGGCGCCGTTTACGCGGGAGCATGTGGAGGTGTCGACGCTGAAGGTGCGGTGTGCGCCGGAGAATGTGCACAATCCGAACGCGGTGAAGGTGGTGACGGCTTCGGATGGGCGAGCGCTTTATTTTTCGCGGGCGACGATTCCGTTCGACCGGGATGGTTCCGAGCCGGTTTATTGGAAGCATCTTGGGCTGTATGCGTACCGAAAGGCGGCGATTGACCGCTTCCCTACCCTGTCGGCGAGCATGCTGGAGCGGGCGGAGAAGCTGGAGCAGCTGCGGTTTCTGGAGAACGGATTCAGCCTGTATGTCGAGGCGACGGAGTTCGATACCGTTGGGGTGGATACGGAGGAGGACCTTAGGCGGGTAGAGGGGATTCTCCTCAGGCGATAG
- a CDS encoding HAD-IA family hydrolase, with amino-acid sequence MTETPLSTATYETADAPRTALNIETRGILFDNDGVLISSIKSVVRSWQKWAAIHNIPNADTYEVPHGVRARDIIAILRPDMDADEGLRIIEDIEIADTEGLEVLPGVRELLASLPTDRWAIVTSGTRRLVDGRLGAAQLPIPPNLITADMVVHGKPHPEPYMRGAELLGFSNADCIVVEDAPPGVGAGIAAGSRVLAVLGTHSPEELSAATWIIRSLEDLKVTEVEGMLHLHFTPIA; translated from the coding sequence ATGACGGAAACGCCGCTGAGCACAGCCACGTACGAGACCGCCGACGCCCCGCGCACCGCGCTCAACATCGAAACCCGCGGAATCCTCTTCGACAACGACGGCGTGCTCATCTCGTCCATCAAGTCCGTCGTCCGCTCCTGGCAGAAGTGGGCCGCCATCCACAACATCCCCAACGCCGATACCTACGAAGTCCCCCACGGCGTCCGCGCACGCGACATCATCGCCATCCTACGCCCGGACATGGACGCGGACGAAGGCCTTCGCATCATTGAAGACATCGAAATCGCCGACACCGAAGGCCTCGAAGTCCTCCCCGGGGTTCGCGAACTCCTGGCCAGCCTGCCAACCGACCGCTGGGCCATCGTTACCTCTGGAACTCGCCGCCTTGTCGACGGCCGCCTCGGTGCCGCCCAGCTTCCCATCCCGCCGAACCTGATCACCGCCGACATGGTCGTCCACGGCAAGCCCCACCCCGAGCCCTACATGCGTGGTGCCGAACTCCTCGGCTTCTCGAACGCGGACTGCATCGTCGTCGAAGACGCCCCTCCGGGGGTCGGCGCAGGCATCGCTGCCGGCAGCCGCGTCCTTGCCGTACTCGGAACCCACTCGCCGGAAGAACTAAGCGCCGCCACCTGGATCATCCGCTCCCTCGAAGATCTCAAAGTCACCGAAGTCGAAGGCATGCTGCACCTCCACTTCACCCCTATCGCCTGA